In Sebastes fasciatus isolate fSebFas1 chromosome 24, fSebFas1.pri, whole genome shotgun sequence, the following are encoded in one genomic region:
- the LOC141763211 gene encoding OX-2 membrane glycoprotein-like isoform X2: protein MAHRAVRHFLCVLGVFQKGLTALIETQHTVEAAVGDEACLNCCLMQPRDVLQVTWQKILPEGEKNMATYSERFGERVNAGFQSKLEFRYAGLQNSSIVIRRVMEEDEGCYRCLFNTFSEGALIATTCLQLYELHGPFLHVTESTVVSCSATARPAPTVTLTVPHYNSTSVTNTNGTVTVTTTAGLSGLHGKSTQVGCAVRVLSGPQIEVSMMIPEVKQSSDDDFTLIIVSVVVACVFVVAAVVITLLTRKHRNRLSHRDSE, encoded by the exons ATGGCGCACCGTGCAGTTAGacatttcctttgtgtgttgggagtctttcagaaag GTCTAACAGCTCTGATAGAAACCCAGCACACTGTGGAGGCAGCTGTAGGAGACGAAGCCTGCTTGAACTGTTGCCTGATGCAACCTAGAGATGTTCTGCAAGTCACATGGCAGAAGATTTTACCAGAGGGGGAGAAGAACATGGCTACTTACAGTGAACGATTTGGTGAAAGAGTGAATGctggttttcaaagtaaacTGGAGTTTAGATATGCTGGACTGCAGAACAGCTCCATAGTTATCAggagggtgatggaggaggatgaagggtgCTATCGCTGTTTGTTTAACACCTTCTCTGAAGGTGCTCTCATTGCTACAACCTGCCTGCAGCTGTATG AGCTGCATGGACCCTTTCTTCACGTCACAGAATCAACAGTTGTGTCCTGCTCAGCCACAGCTCGACCTGCTcccacagtaacactgactgtccctcactacaactctaccagcgtcaccaacaccaacggcacagtcactgtcaccactacAGCTGGGCTGTCTGGTCTCCATGGAAAAAGCACACAGGTTGGATGTGCAGTGAGAGTGCTCTCTGGTCCTCAGATAGAGGTGTCTATGATGATTCCTGAGGTCAAACAGTCGTCTGATGATG ATTTCACTCTGATCATCGTGTCCGTGGTTGTggcctgtgtttttgttgttgctgcagtCGTCATCACCCTGCTTACACGGAAACATCGGAACcg TCTGTCACACAGGGACTCTGAGTAG
- the LOC141763211 gene encoding OX-2 membrane glycoprotein-like isoform X1 — MAHRAVIHFLCVLGVFQKGLTALIETQHTVDAAVGDEACLYCHLMQPRDVLQVTWQKILPEGEKNMATYSERFGERVLAGFQSKLEFKDAGLQNTSIVIRRVMEEDEGCYRCMFNTFSEGALIATTCLKLYELHGPFLHVTESTVVSCSATARPAPTVTLTVPHYNSTSVTNTNGTVTVTATAGLSGLHGKSTQVGCAVRVLSGPQIEVSMMIPEVKQSSDDDFTLIIVSVVVACVFVVAAVVITLLTRKHRNRLSHRDSE; from the exons ATGGCGCACCGTGCAGTTAtacatttcctttgtgtgttgggagtctttcagaaag GTCTAACAGCTCTGATAGAAACCCAGCACACTGTGGATGCAGCTGTAGGAGACGAAGCCTGCTTATACTGTCACCTGATGCAACCTAGAGATGTTCTGCAAGTCACATGGCAGAAGATTTTaccagagggagagaagaacaTGGCTACTTACAGTGAACGATTTGGTGAAAGAGTGCTTGCTGGTTTTCAGAGTAAGCTGGAGTTTAAAGATGCTGGACTGCAGAACACCTCCATAGTTATCAggagggtgatggaggaggatgaagggtgCTATCGCTGTATGTTTAACACCTTCTCTGAAGGTGCTCTCATTGCTACAACCTGCCTGAAGCTCTATG AGCTGCATGGACCCTTTCTTCACGTCACAGAATCAACAGTTGTGTCCTGCTCAGCCACAGCTCGACCTGCTcccacagtaacactgactgtccCTCACTACAACTCTACCAGTGTCACCAACACCAACGGCACAGTCACTGTCACCGCTACAGCTGGGCTGTCTGGTCTACATGGCAAAAGCACACAGGTTGGATGTGCAGTGAGAGTGCTCTCTGGTCCTCAGATAGAGGTGTCTATGATGATTCCTGAGGTCAAACAGTCGTCTGATGATG ATTTCACTCTGATCATCGTGTCCGTGGTTGTggcctgtgtttttgttgttgctgcagtCGTCATCACCCTGCTTACACGGAAACATCGGAACcg TCTGTCACACAGGGACTCTGAGTAG